A single genomic interval of Dyella sp. BiH032 harbors:
- a CDS encoding DUF6338 family protein codes for MEFLTTLKGLLVVILTITPGYVFGRCRRRFSVVDDPKDINNAVVQWLVHSLIMVALSWVLLAWAGLDPSSLLKTKSANELALALLGSPITWGLTIFVIPAVAGFVSAVSIRYNLVSLPFRLIAVLARRISKGTWDLHRLQPLPSFVNAWDAAWLTLNSGDTRVVIVGLEDGTTITGLYDGRAATSRSDRYTDIYLSRLGTVDESGTIKLQPASDGVFIRGSRIVWMQLWQLPEVGHGTQDGMEDPSEGGARHD; via the coding sequence ATGGAGTTCCTTACCACCCTCAAGGGCCTTTTGGTGGTCATTCTGACCATCACGCCCGGGTACGTGTTTGGGCGTTGCCGTCGGCGTTTTAGCGTCGTAGATGACCCCAAGGACATCAACAACGCAGTGGTCCAGTGGCTCGTCCACAGCCTCATCATGGTTGCACTCAGTTGGGTGCTACTTGCATGGGCTGGGCTTGATCCTTCCTCACTGCTCAAGACTAAGTCGGCAAACGAGCTAGCGCTTGCTCTGCTCGGTTCCCCGATCACCTGGGGTCTGACGATCTTCGTGATTCCGGCGGTCGCCGGTTTCGTGTCGGCTGTCAGCATTCGCTACAACCTCGTCTCGCTCCCCTTCCGCTTGATCGCCGTGCTCGCACGACGCATCAGTAAGGGCACGTGGGATCTGCATCGGCTCCAGCCGCTGCCGAGCTTCGTGAACGCGTGGGACGCCGCGTGGCTAACGCTGAACTCTGGGGACACCCGGGTGGTCATCGTGGGACTCGAGGACGGCACAACCATCACCGGGCTCTATGACGGCCGAGCAGCGACCAGTCGAAGTGATCGCTACACCGACATTTACCTAAGCCGATTGGGAACGGTGGACGAGTCGGGTACTATCAAGCTGCAACCGGCGTCGGATGGCGTGTTCATCCGTGGCAGCCGTATCGTATGGATGCAGCTCTGGCAGCTACCCGAGGTAGGACATGGAACTCAGGACGGTATGGAAGACCCTTCAGAAGGGGGTGCACGCCATGATTGA
- a CDS encoding ATP-dependent helicase — MSSGGKRELTEEQKAVVRHQHGHALVEAGPGSGKTTVLVAKLRRMIKTGSNPSTMLVLMFNKSAQVSFEARLQRAIGDASAIPEVKTLHSVGYRILKGLVACGALPREKLVTSGKTEDGFARKALKAAWMQAGKGGFFTPAEFQGFKQFITLVKAQLESAETVFDNGNFNHDCRPYVQAFYALVREQAQRGVIFFDDLIYRPMCFLEDHPDLWHMFADRYDDILVDEFQDINAISFYMVKGLVGSRASCVCVGDSRQAIYGFRGSRVSLMTKEFEKVFSPCVKYPMSRTFRFGHEVAMLANNAITLGKDLPDGLVIAHNENPQTRVERMPLKPGKDSGVVELLAAYANAGRLRETAMLARNFSHLVPYEIELAEAGIPYHVYGRVGLLFLPEIAALVCAVSLVANYWIIDPDDRGHFIFSLLTTPSPFVSFDVLADIADEMEPYLEGPERGRLPQILAKAANAMRAENQRGAKALDERADVLRLLTGGSLANTPAATIVKAYIAHTRMREVIERAAATPEQAQESLGNLDAFVKLAERAGSVDAFMEILTPMAALKEEKPPEGDHAALTTLHRSKGLEWPLVMMVGLTRGVFPSGQPDSDEEEERRLYFVGVTRAMQRLVLFHPHDETLERTIREPEWHPGVNDIRTASPYLYDSDLAPVASARKLIEADAVGTITMRHDRAMGEYMATTGARVSVELTPQAQALQKRAATGLLHGIIEPGHRPKDGGEYFHPDHGHCVVTAVLSSPICMLRKRDTGEVFTEVLQHGGEWTIPPKRADAETEPTFGLVKSA, encoded by the coding sequence GTGAGCAGTGGCGGAAAAAGGGAACTGACAGAAGAGCAGAAGGCAGTGGTCCGCCATCAGCATGGCCACGCCCTGGTCGAAGCTGGCCCCGGATCGGGCAAGACGACGGTTTTGGTGGCCAAGCTACGTCGCATGATCAAGACGGGCTCCAATCCCTCGACCATGCTGGTCCTGATGTTCAACAAGAGCGCGCAGGTGAGCTTCGAGGCGAGGCTTCAGCGCGCCATCGGCGACGCCAGCGCGATCCCCGAAGTCAAAACCCTGCACTCGGTTGGCTACCGCATCCTCAAGGGTTTGGTGGCCTGTGGCGCGTTACCGCGCGAGAAGTTGGTGACCTCAGGCAAGACTGAAGACGGGTTCGCCCGCAAGGCCCTCAAAGCCGCGTGGATGCAGGCTGGCAAGGGCGGCTTCTTCACACCGGCCGAGTTCCAGGGGTTCAAGCAGTTCATCACGCTGGTGAAGGCGCAGCTTGAGAGCGCGGAAACCGTCTTCGACAACGGCAACTTCAACCATGATTGCCGGCCCTACGTGCAGGCGTTCTACGCGCTGGTCCGCGAGCAGGCACAACGGGGCGTCATCTTCTTCGACGACCTGATCTATCGGCCTATGTGCTTCCTCGAAGATCATCCCGATCTGTGGCACATGTTCGCTGACCGCTACGACGACATCCTCGTCGACGAGTTTCAGGACATCAACGCGATTAGCTTCTACATGGTCAAGGGCCTGGTAGGCAGCCGCGCGTCATGTGTGTGCGTGGGTGACAGTCGCCAGGCGATCTATGGCTTCAGGGGAAGTCGAGTCTCGCTGATGACGAAGGAGTTCGAAAAGGTCTTCTCTCCGTGCGTGAAGTACCCGATGAGTCGCACGTTTCGCTTTGGCCACGAGGTGGCCATGCTCGCCAACAACGCGATCACTCTGGGCAAGGATCTCCCGGACGGGCTCGTTATCGCGCACAACGAGAATCCACAGACGCGCGTTGAACGCATGCCGCTGAAGCCCGGCAAAGACTCCGGGGTTGTCGAGCTGCTCGCGGCGTACGCGAACGCAGGACGGCTCCGCGAAACCGCAATGCTGGCGCGCAACTTCAGTCACCTTGTTCCCTATGAGATTGAGCTGGCCGAGGCCGGCATTCCGTACCACGTCTATGGCCGCGTCGGGCTGCTGTTCCTTCCTGAGATTGCTGCGCTCGTCTGCGCGGTGAGCCTGGTCGCGAACTATTGGATCATCGATCCGGATGATCGCGGACACTTCATCTTCTCCCTCCTAACGACACCTAGCCCGTTTGTATCGTTCGATGTACTGGCCGACATCGCAGACGAGATGGAGCCGTATCTCGAAGGTCCAGAGCGGGGCCGGCTTCCGCAGATCCTGGCCAAGGCGGCAAACGCGATGCGGGCCGAGAACCAGCGCGGTGCGAAAGCGCTTGACGAGCGCGCGGACGTGCTGCGCCTCCTGACGGGCGGATCGCTGGCCAACACTCCGGCGGCGACCATCGTGAAGGCGTACATCGCCCACACGCGCATGCGTGAAGTGATCGAGCGCGCGGCAGCCACTCCCGAGCAGGCGCAGGAGTCGCTGGGCAACCTGGATGCCTTCGTGAAGCTCGCTGAGCGCGCAGGGTCGGTTGACGCGTTCATGGAGATCCTCACACCCATGGCCGCGCTCAAGGAAGAGAAGCCGCCGGAGGGTGACCACGCGGCGCTGACGACCCTGCACCGAAGCAAGGGGCTTGAATGGCCTCTGGTGATGATGGTGGGGCTAACGCGCGGCGTCTTCCCATCGGGGCAGCCGGACAGCGATGAAGAGGAGGAGCGCCGGCTCTACTTCGTCGGCGTCACGCGCGCCATGCAGCGCCTAGTGCTCTTCCACCCCCATGATGAGACGCTGGAGAGGACCATTCGTGAACCCGAGTGGCATCCGGGCGTCAATGACATCCGGACCGCGAGTCCCTATCTCTATGACTCGGACCTCGCGCCTGTGGCCAGCGCTCGCAAGCTGATCGAGGCCGATGCCGTCGGTACCATCACGATGCGGCATGACCGCGCGATGGGTGAGTACATGGCCACGACCGGTGCGCGCGTTTCGGTAGAACTCACACCCCAAGCGCAGGCCCTTCAGAAGCGCGCCGCGACCGGACTGCTTCACGGCATCATTGAGCCTGGTCACCGGCCCAAGGACGGCGGCGAGTACTTCCATCCGGACCACGGCCATTGCGTTGTCACTGCGGTGCTCAGCAGCCCGATCTGCATGCTGCGCAAGCGGGACACCGGCGAGGTGTTCACGGAGGTCTTGCAGCACGGCGGCGAGTGGACGATTCCCCCTAAACGGGCAGATGCAGAAACCGAGCCCACGTTTGGACTCGTCAAATCTGCCTGA
- the dnaB gene encoding replicative DNA helicase has product MNARAADLPSRWEGEQSTRVPPHSESAEQAVLGGLMLSSEAFDLVGGSLRPEHFYQKRHQVLYEAICELVDKGRPYDAVTISDWIESNKRVVLIDPAYVIHLANTTPSAANVAAYAEIVREKASLRKLADVSARITEQALNPHAGSAKEVIEQAEQAIFRIAEAGTGSRKEVYNSRDVARQAFGLISSRFDNRGQLTGVTTGFTDLDKILSGLQPSDLVIVAARPSMGKTAFSVNIAEAAAVNTKRGVAIFSMEMSAAQLGLRLVSSIGRVDQQHLRNGDIHEEDWPRITHATSVLTETKIFIDDTPSLSPVELRTRARRLHRECGGLALVVVDYLQLMQVPGNKENRATEISEISRSLKALAKELNCPVVALSQLNRSLESRADKRPLLSDLRESGAIEQDADVIMFIYRDDYYNKESPDKGMAEVIVGKQRNGPTDTVKLAFLGRFTKFCDLAPSSFEAGF; this is encoded by the coding sequence ATGAATGCACGCGCAGCTGACCTGCCCAGTCGCTGGGAAGGAGAGCAGTCCACCCGGGTGCCACCACACTCGGAATCGGCCGAGCAGGCGGTGCTCGGCGGGCTCATGTTGTCCTCCGAGGCCTTTGACCTGGTCGGCGGGTCGCTGAGGCCCGAGCACTTCTATCAGAAGCGCCACCAAGTCCTGTACGAGGCGATCTGTGAGCTTGTAGATAAGGGCCGACCCTACGACGCCGTCACCATCTCCGACTGGATCGAGAGCAACAAGCGTGTTGTGCTCATCGATCCCGCTTACGTCATTCACCTGGCCAACACAACCCCAAGCGCCGCTAACGTGGCGGCCTATGCCGAGATCGTTCGCGAGAAGGCAAGCCTGCGCAAGTTGGCGGACGTGAGCGCCAGGATCACCGAGCAGGCACTCAACCCGCATGCTGGCTCGGCCAAGGAAGTTATCGAGCAGGCAGAGCAAGCGATCTTCCGCATTGCCGAAGCCGGTACTGGCTCCCGCAAGGAGGTATACAACTCCCGCGATGTGGCCCGCCAAGCCTTCGGCCTCATCTCCAGTCGCTTCGACAATCGTGGCCAGCTCACCGGGGTAACCACAGGATTCACAGACCTGGACAAGATCCTGTCAGGGCTGCAGCCCAGCGACCTAGTCATCGTCGCTGCACGGCCGTCGATGGGAAAGACAGCATTCTCGGTGAACATTGCAGAAGCCGCAGCCGTGAACACAAAGCGGGGGGTCGCCATCTTCTCCATGGAGATGTCCGCCGCGCAGCTCGGTTTGCGTCTCGTTTCCTCGATCGGGCGCGTCGACCAGCAGCACCTGCGCAATGGCGACATTCATGAGGAAGACTGGCCGCGAATCACTCACGCTACCAGCGTTCTCACCGAAACCAAGATTTTCATTGACGACACTCCGAGTCTCTCGCCTGTCGAGCTGCGCACACGCGCTCGCCGCCTGCACCGCGAATGTGGAGGCCTGGCGCTCGTTGTCGTGGACTATCTGCAGCTCATGCAGGTTCCCGGGAACAAGGAGAACCGCGCCACAGAGATCTCCGAGATCTCGCGCAGCCTGAAGGCTCTGGCCAAAGAACTGAACTGCCCCGTGGTCGCCCTGTCGCAGCTTAATCGCTCGCTGGAGAGTCGCGCTGACAAGCGACCGCTGCTGTCCGACCTGCGCGAATCCGGCGCGATCGAGCAGGACGCAGACGTGATCATGTTCATTTACAGGGATGACTACTACAACAAAGAGTCGCCCGATAAAGGCATGGCCGAGGTCATCGTAGGCAAGCAACGAAACGGGCCTACCGACACGGTCAAGCTCGCTTTCCTAGGAAGGTTCACAAAATTCTGCGACCTGGCGCCCTCCAGCTTTGAGGCCGGCTTTTAG
- a CDS encoding toxic anion resistance protein has translation MNDVVIAADPKELKELGLRAEDLPAVQQLKASIDASSPAAVSGFGLEIGKHTSSFTDSILAQVRSKDLDNAGELLNELASAAGKANFTALGGSRSKLPVIGSLIDRFTNAKDKAIARFNTVEEQVNKLAAQVDTTEQTLNRRIHDMDAMAISVRDEYRLIGQHILAGKQKLKQLQQDYDALPEAANPEEAMAQSEAKTVIQVLDKRIADMLVLQHSNLQQLPMIRMLQDNDAQLLDKFSSAKTITIPNFKRQFVLRVALEDQKRAVDFAERIDETNNQLLRDNAKLLQRNTIRAAEANQRLAIDVDTLQAVQDDLVKTYADVRRIQDEGQRNRAQVEEKVRLLKQSVQAQLGRPVDTDPARRISNDRAGAA, from the coding sequence ATGAACGACGTCGTGATCGCCGCAGACCCCAAGGAGTTGAAGGAACTTGGTCTGCGCGCGGAAGATCTTCCCGCCGTACAACAGTTGAAGGCATCTATTGATGCCTCCTCGCCGGCGGCCGTCTCCGGGTTCGGTCTGGAAATCGGCAAGCACACGAGCAGCTTCACCGATTCGATCCTCGCCCAAGTGCGTTCGAAGGACCTCGACAACGCCGGCGAACTCCTCAACGAACTCGCCTCGGCCGCAGGCAAGGCAAACTTCACCGCGCTGGGCGGCAGCCGCTCGAAGTTGCCGGTGATTGGCTCCCTGATCGACCGCTTCACCAATGCGAAAGACAAAGCGATCGCGCGTTTTAACACGGTGGAGGAGCAGGTCAACAAGCTGGCCGCACAGGTTGATACCACCGAACAGACGCTCAACCGCCGAATCCATGACATGGACGCCATGGCGATCTCGGTTCGCGACGAGTACCGCCTTATCGGCCAGCACATCCTCGCCGGCAAGCAGAAACTCAAGCAATTGCAGCAGGACTATGACGCCCTCCCCGAGGCTGCCAACCCTGAAGAGGCGATGGCACAGAGTGAGGCCAAGACGGTGATTCAGGTGCTGGACAAGCGAATCGCCGACATGCTCGTCCTGCAGCACTCGAACCTGCAGCAGCTGCCGATGATCCGCATGCTGCAAGATAACGATGCCCAGTTGTTGGATAAGTTCAGCAGCGCCAAGACGATCACCATCCCGAACTTCAAGCGCCAGTTCGTCCTGCGTGTTGCACTCGAGGACCAGAAGCGCGCCGTCGATTTCGCTGAGCGAATCGACGAGACCAACAACCAGCTTCTGCGCGACAACGCCAAACTGCTCCAGCGCAACACGATTCGCGCAGCCGAGGCCAACCAGCGCCTCGCAATCGATGTGGACACGTTGCAAGCCGTGCAGGACGACCTCGTGAAGACGTACGCCGACGTGCGGCGCATTCAGGACGAGGGGCAGCGCAACCGCGCGCAGGTCGAGGAGAAAGTCCGCCTTCTCAAACAGAGCGTGCAAGCGCAGCTTGGGCGCCCGGTGGATACCGATCCCGCGCGCCGCATTAGCAACGACCGCGCCGGCGCAGCCTGA
- a CDS encoding H-NS histone family protein, giving the protein MAIDLKNLSPKELEMLIANASAQLGNARSELIKSTRQKIEALLHSNGLTIDEVYPTRGKKGAASVGKSGSAAPKYRNPEDPSVTWSGRGREPEWFKKALKRRGVTKESLLIGGGAPAPAKKRSGPVKKVARKVAKRVPRKTK; this is encoded by the coding sequence ATGGCCATTGATCTGAAGAATCTCTCGCCGAAAGAACTGGAAATGCTCATCGCCAATGCGAGTGCACAACTCGGTAACGCGCGCTCAGAACTCATCAAATCGACCAGGCAGAAGATCGAGGCGCTCCTGCATTCGAACGGGCTGACCATCGATGAGGTCTATCCCACCCGCGGCAAGAAGGGTGCCGCTAGTGTGGGAAAGTCTGGATCCGCAGCCCCGAAGTACCGTAATCCAGAGGACCCGTCGGTAACATGGTCCGGGCGCGGCCGTGAGCCCGAGTGGTTCAAGAAGGCACTGAAGCGCCGCGGTGTGACGAAGGAATCCCTCCTGATCGGTGGCGGAGCGCCGGCGCCGGCCAAGAAGCGCTCGGGGCCCGTCAAGAAGGTGGCTCGGAAGGTTGCAAAGCGAGTGCCCAGGAAAACAAAGTAG
- a CDS encoding error-prone DNA polymerase, with translation MAPEYAELHCLSNFSFQRGASSALELFERAKECGYQALAITDECSLAGIVRALEASRKTGVALIVGAEFQLEDGPKVVLLCASKEGYVGLCALITRGRRAAEKGEYRIHRQDFGGGLPGTIALWVPRQEIEEEEGRWLKEAFGDRLRLAVELHMGPDDAQRLRALELTGQHLQIPLVASGDVHMHVRRRRALQDVLTAIRHRRTVPEAGGLIFPNGERHLRAREALATVYPPELLAESLRIAEQCRFSLEELSYKYPAELVPDGHTPMSWLKELTEEGARRRWPGGLSAKVRAQIDHEYDLIAQLKYEPYFLTVHEIVDFARGRGILCQGRGSAANSAVCFALGVTEVDPNVNNLLVERFMSIERNEPPDIDIDFEHERREEVFQHIYQKYGRDRAALAATVISYRGKSAVRDVARALALPLDQIDLLSKVFAWWDGEENLDAQLRERGFDPDSPLLKRVVYLTREILDSPRHLSQHVGGFVISDMPLSHLVPVENAAMPDRTIIQWDKDDLDTMGLLKVDCLALGMLTCVQKCLDLLLAHHGRALSMASISQDQDDATYEMIQRADTVGVFQIESRAQMAMLPRHRPRNFYDLVIQVAIVRPGPIQGDMIHPYLRRRRGEEEITYPSEELKAVFERTLGVPLFQEQVMKLAMVAAGYSAGEADQLRRAMAAWKRHGGLEAHRERLMTGMRDNGFSQDYCDKLFEQIKGFGSYGFPESHAASFAHIAYVSCWLKCHYPAEFLCALLNSQPMGFYAPSQLVQDGQRHGIVMRPVDVRHSEWDNTLESDRSSTGGFAIRLGFRQVRGFREDMAERIVSARDAKRFTDIADLCGRAAIDSRHRDLLADAGALRGLAGHRHRARWAIAGVEAQLPLFGNTSPEEEHASIPAPSQGENTLADYAHVGLTLGPHPIQLIRDQLRAVRCIDSRTLAAKPNASFVRAAGLVTQRQRPQTASGVTFITLEDEFGPINVVVWRDVAEMHKRVYLEAKLLGVIGRWEHQDGVSHLIAARLLDYTEMLGNLDARSRDFH, from the coding sequence ATGGCGCCCGAATACGCCGAACTACATTGCCTGTCGAACTTCAGTTTCCAGCGCGGAGCCTCGAGCGCCTTGGAGCTGTTCGAGCGCGCCAAGGAGTGCGGCTATCAGGCTCTCGCCATCACCGACGAGTGCTCGCTCGCCGGCATCGTCCGCGCGCTGGAAGCATCACGGAAAACGGGTGTCGCCCTCATCGTCGGTGCCGAGTTCCAGCTCGAGGACGGTCCAAAGGTCGTTCTGTTGTGCGCATCGAAGGAAGGTTACGTCGGCCTCTGTGCCTTGATCACGCGCGGGCGCCGCGCCGCCGAGAAGGGTGAGTACCGCATCCACCGGCAAGACTTCGGCGGCGGGCTGCCGGGAACCATCGCCCTCTGGGTGCCGCGTCAGGAGATCGAAGAGGAAGAGGGAAGGTGGCTCAAGGAAGCGTTCGGCGATCGACTTCGTCTGGCCGTGGAGCTGCACATGGGGCCCGACGACGCCCAGCGGCTTCGCGCGCTGGAATTGACAGGACAACACCTTCAAATTCCGCTGGTAGCCAGCGGTGACGTGCACATGCATGTGCGCCGGCGGCGCGCGCTGCAAGACGTGCTCACCGCAATCCGACATCGCCGCACTGTTCCCGAAGCCGGTGGCCTGATCTTCCCAAACGGCGAGCGTCATCTGCGTGCGCGCGAGGCACTCGCCACCGTGTATCCGCCAGAGCTCCTAGCCGAGTCGCTGCGCATCGCGGAGCAGTGTCGCTTCTCGCTCGAAGAACTCAGCTACAAGTATCCAGCAGAACTTGTTCCAGACGGCCACACACCGATGTCGTGGTTGAAGGAGCTGACGGAAGAAGGGGCTCGGCGCCGATGGCCAGGGGGCCTGTCCGCAAAGGTTCGCGCCCAGATCGACCACGAATACGACTTGATCGCCCAGCTCAAGTACGAGCCGTACTTCCTCACCGTTCATGAGATCGTCGACTTCGCGCGTGGTCGCGGCATCTTGTGCCAAGGCCGCGGATCGGCAGCCAACTCTGCCGTCTGCTTCGCCCTTGGCGTCACTGAAGTAGATCCGAACGTCAACAACTTGCTTGTTGAGCGCTTCATGTCGATCGAGCGCAACGAGCCGCCGGATATCGACATCGACTTCGAGCACGAGCGCCGCGAAGAGGTGTTCCAGCATATCTACCAAAAATACGGGAGGGACCGAGCAGCGCTCGCAGCGACGGTGATTTCGTATCGCGGTAAGTCTGCCGTTCGTGACGTCGCGCGCGCACTAGCATTGCCGCTCGATCAGATCGATCTGCTATCGAAGGTCTTCGCATGGTGGGACGGCGAGGAGAACCTCGACGCCCAGCTGCGTGAGCGCGGGTTTGACCCCGACAGCCCTCTGCTCAAGCGCGTGGTATATCTCACGCGCGAGATTCTCGACTCACCTCGTCACTTGTCACAGCACGTCGGTGGATTCGTCATCTCGGATATGCCGCTGTCGCATCTCGTGCCAGTCGAAAACGCGGCCATGCCAGATCGCACGATCATCCAGTGGGACAAGGATGACCTGGACACAATGGGCCTCCTCAAGGTCGACTGTCTCGCGCTTGGCATGTTGACCTGCGTGCAGAAGTGTCTGGATCTCCTGCTCGCACACCACGGCCGAGCGCTGAGCATGGCATCCATTTCGCAGGACCAAGACGACGCGACCTACGAGATGATTCAGCGCGCCGATACCGTCGGCGTGTTCCAAATCGAAAGCCGCGCGCAAATGGCGATGCTCCCTCGGCACCGACCGCGCAACTTCTACGACCTGGTGATACAGGTAGCCATCGTCCGACCGGGACCGATCCAGGGCGACATGATCCATCCGTACCTTCGCCGCCGGCGCGGTGAGGAGGAGATCACCTATCCATCGGAAGAACTTAAGGCGGTGTTCGAACGCACACTCGGCGTGCCGTTATTCCAAGAGCAGGTGATGAAACTCGCCATGGTCGCCGCGGGATACTCCGCCGGCGAGGCGGACCAGCTTCGCCGTGCGATGGCGGCATGGAAGCGACACGGCGGCCTTGAAGCGCACCGCGAGCGGTTGATGACGGGAATGAGGGACAACGGGTTTAGCCAGGACTACTGCGACAAGCTATTCGAGCAGATTAAGGGCTTCGGGAGCTACGGCTTCCCCGAGAGCCATGCTGCCAGCTTCGCCCACATCGCCTACGTGTCGTGCTGGCTCAAGTGCCACTATCCCGCCGAGTTCCTGTGCGCGCTGCTGAACTCCCAGCCGATGGGCTTCTATGCACCGAGCCAGCTCGTGCAGGACGGGCAACGCCACGGCATTGTCATGCGCCCGGTCGACGTGCGCCATAGCGAGTGGGACAACACGCTAGAAAGCGATCGCTCCTCGACCGGCGGCTTCGCGATTAGGCTCGGCTTTCGCCAGGTTCGCGGCTTCAGGGAAGACATGGCTGAGCGAATCGTGTCCGCACGCGACGCGAAACGCTTTACGGACATCGCCGACCTGTGCGGACGCGCGGCGATTGATTCGCGCCATCGCGACCTGCTCGCCGACGCCGGCGCCTTGCGAGGCCTGGCTGGCCACCGCCATCGCGCCCGTTGGGCGATCGCCGGCGTGGAGGCCCAGCTGCCGCTGTTTGGCAACACCAGTCCGGAGGAGGAGCATGCGTCGATTCCCGCGCCGTCGCAGGGCGAAAACACGCTCGCCGACTATGCGCACGTTGGCCTGACGCTCGGTCCCCACCCGATTCAACTCATTCGCGATCAGCTACGCGCCGTGCGTTGCATCGACTCGCGCACGCTCGCGGCAAAACCGAACGCGAGCTTCGTGCGCGCCGCCGGCCTCGTCACCCAACGCCAGCGGCCGCAAACCGCAAGTGGCGTTACTTTCATAACCCTGGAAGACGAGTTCGGTCCAATCAATGTCGTCGTTTGGCGTGACGTCGCCGAGATGCATAAACGCGTGTACCTGGAGGCGAAGCTTCTCGGCGTCATCGGGCGGTGGGAGCATCAAGACGGAGTCAGTCACCTCATCGCTGCGCGCCTTCTCGACTACACGGAAATGCTTGGCAATCTCGACGCCAGATCACGCGATTTCCACTGA